A window from Leifsonia shinshuensis encodes these proteins:
- the rpmI gene encoding 50S ribosomal protein L35 yields MPKQKTHSGAKKRFKITGSGKVMKQQSGMRHNLELKSSRRTRRLNQDQVVPEVDAKVIRRMLGK; encoded by the coding sequence ATGCCCAAGCAGAAGACCCACTCCGGCGCCAAGAAGCGCTTCAAGATCACCGGCAGCGGCAAGGTCATGAAGCAGCAGTCCGGCATGCGCCACAACCTGGAGCTCAAGTCCAGCCGTCGCACCCGCCGGCTGAACCAGGACCAGGTCGTCCCCGAGGTGGACGCCAAGGTCATCCGCCGGATGCTCGGCAAGTAA
- the rplT gene encoding 50S ribosomal protein L20, with translation MARVKRAVNAHKKRRVILERAEGYRGQRSRLYRKAKEQVTHSLVYSYNDRRKRKGDFRRLWIQRINAASRANGLTYNRFIQGLGLAGVEVDRRILADLAVTEPATFAALVETAKKALPADTSAPKADAAA, from the coding sequence ATGGCAAGAGTGAAGAGGGCCGTCAACGCCCACAAGAAGCGTCGGGTCATCCTCGAGCGCGCCGAGGGCTACCGCGGGCAGCGGTCGCGCCTCTACCGCAAGGCTAAGGAGCAGGTCACCCACTCCCTGGTCTACTCGTACAACGACCGCCGCAAGCGCAAGGGCGACTTCCGTCGTCTGTGGATCCAGCGGATCAACGCGGCCTCCCGTGCCAACGGCCTCACCTACAACCGCTTCATCCAGGGCCTGGGCCTGGCGGGCGTCGAGGTGGACCGTCGCATCCTCGCCGACCTGGCCGTGACCGAGCCCGCGACCTTCGCGGCGCTCGTCGAGACCGCCAAGAAGGCGCTGCCGGCCGACACGTCGGCCCCGAAGGCGGACGCCGCGGCGTAA
- a CDS encoding RNA methyltransferase — MLDNPRSPRVRAVAKLAKRSARSETGLFLLEGPQAVSEALTFRPDLMVDLFATPTALERYPEIARAAEDADVEVEFVSEHVLDAMADTITPQGFVAVARQFPTSIRDIFSDSSKLVAVLEEVRDPGNAGTIIRAADSAGADAVVLTGRTVDLYNPKVVRSTSGSLFHVPVAVGADLADVIGRAHSAGLQVLAADIKGEDLLAARRDGELARPTAWVFGNEAHGLEDELLALVDRVVTVPIYGRAESMNLATAASVCLYESAFAQRA, encoded by the coding sequence ATGCTGGACAACCCGCGCTCACCGCGCGTCAGGGCCGTCGCCAAGCTCGCCAAGCGCTCCGCCCGTTCCGAGACGGGGCTGTTCCTGCTCGAAGGGCCGCAGGCCGTGTCCGAGGCGCTGACCTTCCGGCCGGATCTCATGGTCGACCTGTTCGCGACGCCGACGGCGCTGGAGCGGTACCCGGAGATCGCGCGCGCGGCCGAGGACGCCGACGTGGAGGTCGAGTTCGTCTCCGAGCACGTGCTGGACGCCATGGCCGACACCATCACGCCCCAGGGCTTCGTGGCCGTCGCGCGCCAGTTCCCGACGTCCATCCGCGACATCTTCTCCGACTCCTCCAAGCTGGTGGCCGTGCTGGAGGAGGTCAGGGACCCGGGCAACGCCGGGACCATCATCCGCGCGGCCGACTCGGCCGGTGCGGACGCCGTCGTGCTGACCGGTCGCACCGTCGACCTGTACAACCCGAAGGTGGTCCGCTCGACCAGCGGGTCGCTGTTCCACGTCCCCGTCGCGGTGGGCGCCGATCTCGCCGACGTGATCGGCCGTGCGCACTCGGCCGGGCTGCAGGTGCTCGCCGCCGACATCAAGGGGGAGGACCTCCTCGCCGCCCGCCGTGACGGCGAGCTCGCCCGGCCGACCGCCTGGGTGTTCGGCAACGAGGCGCACGGTCTGGAGGACGAGCTGCTCGCTCTCGTGGACCGCGTCGTGACCGTTCCGATCTACGGCCGCGCCGAGTCGATGAACCTGGCGACGGCGGCGTCGGTCTGCCTCTACGAGTCCGCGTTCGCGCAGCGCGCCTGA
- the pheS gene encoding phenylalanine--tRNA ligase subunit alpha: MSDTTEITESAVAAAVDAALAAIDAASDSAALKTVRHDHTAEGSPLARLNAGIRSLPGDQKAAAGKLVGGARARVNQAFAAKEAEIASAEEAAQLAAETVDVTALPSRWTPGARHPLSLLQERIADVFVGMGWEVAEGPELESEWYNFDALNFDADHPARAMQDTFFVEPTDAHLVMRTHTSPVQLRALLGDELPVYRIAPGRVFRTDEFDATHLPVFHQTEGIAVDKGLTMAHLRGTLDHFVKSLFGDEARVRLRPNYFPFTEPSAELDLWHPSFKGGARWIEWGGCGMVNPNVLRSAGIDPDVYSGFAFGMGVERALMFRNDVKDMRDMAEGDVRFSQQFGMVV, encoded by the coding sequence GTGTCAGATACCACGGAGATCACCGAATCCGCCGTCGCGGCAGCGGTGGATGCGGCCCTCGCCGCCATCGACGCCGCCAGCGACTCGGCGGCCCTGAAGACGGTGCGCCACGACCACACGGCGGAAGGCTCGCCGCTCGCCCGCCTGAACGCGGGCATCCGCTCGCTCCCCGGCGACCAGAAGGCCGCGGCGGGCAAGCTGGTCGGCGGCGCCCGCGCGCGCGTCAACCAGGCGTTCGCCGCCAAGGAGGCCGAGATCGCCTCCGCAGAGGAGGCCGCGCAGCTCGCCGCCGAGACGGTCGACGTCACGGCGCTGCCCTCGCGCTGGACGCCCGGCGCACGCCACCCCCTGAGTCTGCTGCAGGAGCGCATCGCCGACGTCTTCGTCGGCATGGGCTGGGAGGTCGCGGAAGGCCCCGAGCTCGAGAGCGAGTGGTACAACTTCGACGCGCTCAACTTCGACGCCGACCACCCGGCGCGCGCGATGCAGGACACCTTCTTCGTCGAGCCGACGGATGCGCACCTGGTGATGCGCACGCACACCTCGCCGGTGCAGCTGCGCGCCCTGCTGGGCGACGAGCTGCCGGTGTACCGGATCGCGCCGGGCCGCGTGTTCCGCACCGACGAGTTCGACGCGACCCACCTGCCCGTGTTCCACCAGACGGAGGGCATCGCGGTCGACAAGGGCCTCACGATGGCGCACCTGCGCGGCACCCTCGACCACTTCGTGAAGTCGCTGTTCGGCGACGAGGCGCGCGTGCGCCTGCGCCCCAACTACTTCCCGTTCACCGAGCCCAGCGCCGAGCTCGACTTGTGGCATCCCTCGTTCAAGGGCGGCGCCCGGTGGATCGAGTGGGGCGGCTGCGGCATGGTCAACCCGAACGTGCTGCGCTCCGCGGGCATCGACCCCGACGTGTACTCGGGCTTCGCGTTCGGCATGGGCGTCGAGCGCGCCCTGATGTTCCGGAACGACGTCAAGGACATGCGCGACATGGCCGAGGGCGATGTCCGGTTCTCCCAGCAGTTCGGAATGGTGGTCTGA